From a region of the Pseudanabaena sp. ABRG5-3 genome:
- a CDS encoding phosphoglycerate kinase, giving the protein MAKKNLASLTAADLAGKKVLVRVDFNVPQDETGKITDDTRIRAALPTIKYLTDAGARVILTSHFGRPKGVTEGLRLNAVAARLSELIGKSVVKTDDCIGDAVAAQVNALNNGDVALLENVRFYPEEEKNDPEFAKKLASLADIYVNDAFGTAHRAHASTEGVTKYISTSVAGFLLDKELQYLSGAIDNPQRPLAAIVGGSKVSSKIGVIETLLDKVDVLLIGGGMIFTFYKARGLSVGKSLVEEDKLDLARALEKKAAERGVKFLLPTDVVVADNFKPDANSQTVSINDIPDGWMGLDIGPDSVKVFQDALADCKSVIWNGPMGVFEFDKFAVGTEAIAHTLADLTGKGTITIIGGGDSVAAVEKVGVAEKMSHISTGGGASLELLEGKILPGIAALNEA; this is encoded by the coding sequence ATGGCAAAAAAGAATCTAGCAAGCTTGACTGCTGCTGACTTGGCAGGCAAAAAGGTATTAGTCAGAGTCGATTTCAACGTTCCTCAAGATGAAACTGGCAAAATTACCGACGATACCCGTATCCGTGCAGCTTTGCCAACGATTAAGTATTTGACCGATGCTGGTGCGCGTGTCATCCTCACCAGTCACTTCGGCAGACCCAAGGGCGTTACCGAAGGTCTTCGCCTCAATGCTGTAGCTGCTCGTTTGTCTGAATTGATCGGTAAGTCTGTAGTCAAGACCGATGACTGTATCGGTGATGCGGTTGCAGCTCAAGTTAATGCCCTCAACAATGGTGATGTGGCTTTGCTAGAAAACGTTCGTTTCTATCCTGAAGAAGAAAAGAACGACCCTGAATTTGCGAAGAAATTGGCTTCTTTGGCTGATATCTATGTAAATGATGCTTTTGGTACTGCTCACCGCGCCCATGCTTCTACTGAAGGCGTAACCAAGTACATCAGTACCTCCGTTGCTGGCTTCTTGCTCGACAAGGAATTGCAATACCTCAGTGGCGCGATCGACAATCCTCAGCGTCCTCTCGCCGCGATCGTTGGTGGTTCTAAAGTTTCCAGCAAGATCGGCGTAATCGAAACCCTGCTCGATAAGGTTGATGTACTGCTCATCGGTGGTGGCATGATCTTCACCTTCTACAAGGCTCGTGGCTTAAGCGTTGGTAAGTCCCTCGTTGAGGAAGATAAGCTAGACCTAGCTCGCGCTCTCGAAAAGAAAGCCGCAGAACGTGGTGTCAAGTTCTTGCTTCCTACCGATGTAGTGGTTGCTGACAACTTCAAGCCTGACGCTAACTCTCAAACCGTCAGCATTAACGATATTCCCGATGGTTGGATGGGCTTGGATATTGGTCCTGATTCCGTCAAGGTATTCCAAGATGCGCTTGCAGATTGCAAATCCGTAATCTGGAATGGTCCTATGGGTGTATTTGAATTTGATAAGTTTGCCGTTGGTACTGAAGCGATCGCCCATACCCTCGCTGACTTGACTGGCAAAGGCACAATCACCATCATCGGTGGTGGTGACTCCGTAGCCGCAGTTGAGAAGGTTGGCGTTGCTGAAAAGAT